A part of Desulfotomaculum nigrificans DSM 574 genomic DNA contains:
- the argF gene encoding ornithine carbamoyltransferase, with amino-acid sequence MEELRKSFKGRDFLSLRDFTGREINFILDEAARLKAMQKAGIPHPYLQGKTLAMIFQKSSTRTRVSFEVAMLHLGGHALFLSPRDIQMGRGESVPDTARVLSRYVDGIMIRTFSQSEVEELAEYATVPVINGLTDLTHPGQILADLLTVKEHKGQLAGLKLAYIGDGNNIAHSLLLGCPKVGMHISVASPEGYRPNPDIVTLAKQAAEETGVKVEVISNPVQAITDADVVVTDVWASMGQEQEQKEREQAFAGYQVNQALCAHAKPDYIFLHCLPAHRGEEVTADIIDGPHSAAWDEAENRLHIHKALLALLL; translated from the coding sequence ATGGAAGAATTAAGAAAAAGTTTTAAGGGCCGGGATTTTCTTAGCTTACGGGACTTTACCGGCCGGGAAATCAACTTTATCCTGGATGAGGCGGCCCGCCTTAAGGCCATGCAAAAGGCCGGCATTCCCCACCCCTATTTGCAGGGTAAAACCCTGGCCATGATTTTCCAAAAGAGTTCCACCCGCACCAGGGTTAGTTTTGAGGTGGCCATGCTGCACCTGGGCGGCCATGCCCTGTTCCTAAGCCCCCGGGATATTCAAATGGGCCGGGGTGAATCGGTGCCTGATACAGCCAGGGTATTGTCCCGCTATGTGGACGGTATTATGATCCGCACCTTCTCCCAAAGCGAGGTGGAGGAACTGGCTGAATATGCCACCGTGCCCGTAATTAACGGCCTCACTGATCTAACCCACCCGGGCCAGATCCTGGCGGATTTACTGACTGTTAAAGAGCATAAGGGGCAGCTGGCCGGTCTTAAACTGGCCTATATCGGAGACGGTAATAACATCGCCCATTCGCTGCTGTTGGGTTGCCCTAAGGTAGGTATGCACATCAGCGTAGCATCCCCCGAGGGCTACCGGCCCAACCCGGACATTGTAACTTTAGCTAAACAAGCGGCGGAGGAAACCGGGGTTAAAGTGGAAGTGATCAGCAACCCGGTCCAGGCGATAACTGACGCCGATGTAGTGGTTACCGATGTTTGGGCCAGTATGGGCCAGGAGCAGGAGCAAAAGGAACGGGAGCAAGCCTTTGCCGGATACCAGGTTAACCAGGCCCTGTGTGCCCATGCCAAGCCGGACTATATCTTCCTGCACTGTTTGCCGGCCCATCGGGGTGAGGAGGTTACCGCGGATATCATTGACGGCCCTCACTCGGCGGCCTGGGATGAGGCGGAAAACCGGCTGCACATTCATAAGGCCCTGCTGGCCCTGCTGCTGTAG
- a CDS encoding argininosuccinate synthase: MPKVVLAYSGGLDTSIIIAWLKENYGYDVIALTADLGQGEELAPLEEKAIKSGASKIYIEDLRKEFVEDYIFPTLKAGAIYEGKYLLGTSFARPLIAKKLVEIAEKEGAVAVAHGATGKGNDQVRFELGVKALAPHLKVIAPWREWDIRSREDAIDYAEARGIPVPVTKKSIYSRDRNIWHISHEGGELESPANPASYDMLVLTTPPEKAPDQPTYVEIGFEKGIPVSLNGEKMDGVSLLEKLNAIGGANGIGIVDMVENRLVGMKSRGVYETPGGTILVYAHHELELLTLDRATMHYKEQVALRYAELVYDGVWFAPLREALDAFVDSTQRTVTGNVRLKLYKGNIMPAGVTSPYSLYDEELSTFGRDEVYNQADAEGFINLFGLPLKVRALMEKKAGLR; the protein is encoded by the coding sequence ATGCCCAAAGTTGTACTGGCCTACTCAGGTGGCCTGGACACATCTATTATTATTGCTTGGTTAAAGGAAAACTATGGTTATGATGTAATTGCTCTGACCGCTGACCTGGGCCAGGGAGAGGAACTGGCTCCCCTGGAGGAAAAGGCCATCAAAAGCGGTGCCAGCAAGATTTATATTGAAGACCTGCGCAAGGAATTTGTGGAGGACTATATATTCCCCACCCTTAAGGCCGGGGCTATTTATGAGGGCAAATACCTGCTGGGGACTTCTTTCGCCCGCCCCTTAATTGCCAAGAAGCTGGTGGAGATTGCGGAAAAAGAAGGGGCGGTGGCAGTGGCCCACGGTGCCACCGGTAAGGGTAATGACCAGGTTCGTTTTGAATTGGGGGTCAAAGCCCTGGCGCCCCACCTGAAAGTTATTGCTCCCTGGCGGGAATGGGATATTCGTTCCCGGGAAGATGCCATTGACTATGCCGAGGCCAGGGGTATTCCGGTACCGGTTACCAAGAAGAGCATTTACAGCCGGGATCGTAACATCTGGCATATCAGCCACGAGGGCGGCGAACTGGAGAGCCCGGCTAATCCGGCCTCCTATGATATGCTGGTGCTGACTACTCCCCCGGAAAAAGCTCCGGATCAACCCACCTATGTGGAAATTGGTTTTGAAAAGGGTATTCCGGTTTCTCTGAACGGGGAGAAAATGGACGGGGTAAGCCTGTTAGAAAAACTGAATGCCATTGGCGGGGCCAACGGCATTGGTATTGTAGATATGGTGGAAAACCGTCTGGTGGGTATGAAATCCCGGGGTGTCTATGAGACTCCCGGTGGCACCATCCTGGTCTATGCTCATCATGAATTGGAATTGCTAACCCTGGATCGCGCCACCATGCACTATAAAGAGCAGGTGGCTCTGCGCTACGCGGAGTTAGTCTATGACGGTGTATGGTTTGCACCCCTGCGGGAAGCCCTGGACGCCTTTGTGGACAGCACCCAGCGTACCGTCACCGGTAATGTGCGCCTGAAATTGTACAAAGGCAACATTATGCCCGCCGGTGTTACTTCACCCTATTCCTTGTATGATGAAGAACTTTCCACCTTTGGCCGGGACGAAGTATATAACCAGGCCGATGCGGAAGGATTTATCAACCTCTTTGGCCTACCGCTAAAAGTTCGCGCCCTGATGGAGAAAAAGGCAGGGCTAAGATAG
- the argH gene encoding argininosuccinate lyase, producing MKLWGGRFQKTTDRLVEDFHSSISFDQRLYKQDIQGSIAHATMLGKVGVISPEEARQIVQGLKEILTEIEQGQVEFDVAAEDIHMNVEQLLTAKIGAVGKKLHTARSRNDQVAVDIRMYLKDEIKVIRGQLRELIETLLTLAEQHLSTVMPGYTHMQRAQPITLAHHLLAYVQMFLRDMERLADCYKRTDVMPLGSGALAGTTFPLDREYTAELLGFAAVSDNSLDAVSDRDFAVEFCAAAALIMMHLSRFCEEIILWATGEFAFIELDDAYSTGSSIMPQKKNPDVAELVRGKTGRVYGDLMGLLTMLKGLPLAYNKDMQEDKEALFDAIDTVKGCLMVFRPMIATMTVRKENMAKAARGGFTNATDVADYLAKKGVPFREAHEIVGKAVFYCLQHNKTLEELTMAEYKQLSPAFADDIYDAISVEYCAAARKVRGGPAPEAVKQSIARTREMLQQI from the coding sequence ATGAAACTTTGGGGCGGTCGCTTCCAGAAAACTACCGATCGTTTGGTGGAGGATTTTCATTCCTCCATTTCTTTTGATCAAAGGCTTTATAAACAAGACATTCAGGGCAGTATCGCCCACGCCACCATGCTCGGTAAAGTGGGGGTTATCTCCCCGGAGGAAGCCCGGCAGATTGTGCAGGGACTCAAGGAAATTCTGACTGAGATTGAACAGGGCCAGGTGGAGTTTGATGTGGCTGCCGAAGACATTCACATGAATGTGGAGCAGCTTTTAACTGCTAAAATCGGAGCGGTGGGTAAAAAACTACATACCGCCCGCAGTCGGAACGACCAGGTGGCGGTGGATATTAGAATGTACCTGAAGGATGAAATCAAAGTTATCCGGGGGCAGCTCAGGGAATTAATTGAAACCCTGCTGACCCTGGCGGAACAGCACCTGTCCACCGTTATGCCTGGTTATACTCATATGCAGCGGGCCCAGCCCATTACCCTGGCCCACCATCTGTTGGCCTATGTGCAAATGTTCCTCCGGGATATGGAGCGGTTGGCGGATTGCTACAAACGCACTGATGTCATGCCCCTGGGCTCCGGGGCTTTGGCCGGCACCACCTTTCCCCTGGACCGGGAGTACACCGCGGAACTACTGGGCTTTGCCGCGGTCAGTGACAATAGCCTGGATGCCGTCAGTGACCGGGATTTTGCAGTGGAATTTTGTGCTGCCGCCGCTTTGATTATGATGCACCTCAGCCGGTTCTGCGAAGAAATTATCCTCTGGGCCACCGGAGAATTTGCTTTTATTGAGTTGGATGACGCCTATAGCACCGGCTCCAGCATCATGCCCCAAAAGAAAAACCCCGATGTGGCCGAACTGGTACGGGGTAAAACCGGACGGGTGTACGGTGATTTAATGGGCTTATTAACCATGCTCAAGGGGTTGCCCCTGGCCTATAACAAGGACATGCAGGAGGACAAAGAGGCCCTCTTTGATGCCATAGATACCGTCAAAGGATGTTTAATGGTTTTCCGCCCCATGATTGCCACCATGACCGTGCGTAAGGAAAACATGGCCAAAGCGGCCCGGGGTGGTTTTACCAATGCCACCGATGTGGCTGATTACCTGGCCAAAAAGGGTGTGCCCTTCCGGGAGGCCCATGAAATTGTGGGTAAAGCCGTCTTCTATTGCCTGCAGCATAATAAGACCTTGGAAGAGTTGACCATGGCAGAGTATAAACAACTTTCCCCGGCCTTTGCGGATGATATTTATGACGCCATCAGTGTAGAATATTGTGCCGCGGCCAGAAAAGTCCGTGGCGGACCGGCACCCGAGGCTGTCAAACAGTCCATTGCCAGAACCAGAGAGATGCTGCAGCAAATATAG
- a CDS encoding IS607 family transposase produces MYSIQEAAKLLGVSISTMRRWEKEGKIKPIRTQGGHRRYTLEELSQIKPLQYDTKLTIAYCRVSSSDQKEDLQRQIENVSQYCTAKGYSFKVITDIGSGLNYNKKGLKELLHLVQSNKLERIVINFKDRLIRFGYEIIEQICEFHGVTIEIINHTEDKTYEQELVEDILSIITVFSSRLYGSRSHKQKKIQKEAAKWFKESDAI; encoded by the coding sequence ATGTATTCAATTCAAGAAGCAGCAAAACTACTGGGAGTATCAATATCAACCATGCGGAGGTGGGAAAAAGAAGGGAAGATTAAACCTATCAGAACACAGGGTGGACATAGGAGATATACCTTAGAGGAATTATCCCAAATAAAGCCCCTGCAATACGATACAAAACTAACCATAGCCTACTGCCGGGTGTCTTCCTCCGACCAAAAAGAAGATTTACAAAGACAGATAGAAAACGTATCACAGTATTGTACGGCCAAGGGATATTCCTTCAAGGTTATCACTGATATAGGCAGTGGTCTAAACTACAACAAAAAAGGGCTTAAAGAACTACTGCATCTGGTTCAATCAAACAAATTAGAACGGATTGTTATTAATTTTAAGGATAGGTTAATTCGCTTTGGCTACGAGATAATCGAGCAAATCTGCGAATTTCATGGTGTCACTATCGAGATTATCAATCATACCGAAGATAAAACATATGAGCAAGAATTAGTAGAAGATATATTATCAATAATCACAGTATTTAGCAGTAGATTATATGGCAGCAGAAGCCACAAGCAAAAAAAGATTCAAAAAGAGGCCGCAAAGTGGTTTAAAGAGAGTGATGCCATTTGA